The nucleotide window GGAGCGCCGCCTGGAGCTCGTCGAGCCGGCTCGACCACCCGAGCTCCAGGTGGTGGTACTTCTCGCGCGCACCGTGGTTGCGCAGGCGCCGCACCCGCTCGGCGAGGTCCTCGCGGTCGGTCACGAGCATCCCGGCGTCGCCGCACGCCCCCAGGTTCTTGGTCGGGTAGAAGGAGAAGCACGCCGCGTCCCCCCAGCTCCCGACGGGTCTGCCGGCGTAGGCGGCCCCGATCGCCTGGGCGGCGTCCTCCACCACCGCGAGGCTGCGGTCGCGGGCGAGCCGCGCGAGCCGGTCCATGGGCGCCGGATGGCCGTACAGGTGAACGGCGATGACCGCCTTCGTCCGAGGGGTCAGCGCGCGCTCGACCAGCTCGGGGTCGAGCGCATAGGTATCCAGGTCGATGTCCACGAAGACCGGCGTCGCCCCGACATGGAGGACCGTCGTGGCAGACGCGACGAAGGAGAACGCAGCCGTGACCACCTCGTCCCCGGGGCCGATGCCAAGGGCCCGGAGGGCGAGCGCGAGCGCATCCGTTCCTGAGGCGACGCCGACAGCGTGGCGCACGCCGCAGAGCGCGGCCAGCTCACGCTCGAGGGCCTCGAGCTCGGGCCCCAGGATGAACTGCGCCGAGCCGAGCACGCGCTCCACCGCGTCCAGGAGCTCGGCCCTGAGCGCCAGGTGCTGGCGGGTTAGATCGGTCTGGGGTATCACCGGTGCCCGCACCCTCAGCGCCCTCCGGCCGCTCCGCCGCCCCCGACGCTCCCCAGCCCGAGGAGGTTGACCGAGAAGCGGAACTCGTCCTCGCCCCGCGTCCGATCGACGTACTCCAACCCGATCGTCCAGCACCGAACCGGGCAGCCGGGG belongs to Candidatus Rokuibacteriota bacterium and includes:
- a CDS encoding DegT/DnrJ/EryC1/StrS family aminotransferase, translating into MIPQTDLTRQHLALRAELLDAVERVLGSAQFILGPELEALERELAALCGVRHAVGVASGTDALALALRALGIGPGDEVVTAAFSFVASATTVLHVGATPVFVDIDLDTYALDPELVERALTPRTKAVIAVHLYGHPAPMDRLARLARDRSLAVVEDAAQAIGAAYAGRPVGSWGDAACFSFYPTKNLGACGDAGMLVTDREDLAERVRRLRNHGAREKYHHLELGWSSRLDELQAALLRVKLRHLPEWIEARRRLAARYTALLSGLPLALPLERPPARHVYHHYTLRSPQRDALAKALAEQGVGTALHYPLPLPAQPVFGGRAVERGFPYAWQASREVLSLPCFAELTDAEVEFVGKAVRQALQRVA